The Zeugodacus cucurbitae isolate PBARC_wt_2022May chromosome 4, idZeuCucr1.2, whole genome shotgun sequence genome includes the window CTTCCGCAAAAGCTACGCTGAGCGCTGAGCAAAGTTGGAGTGACAGCAACAAATGCTAGAGCTGCGACGATTCGAAGGCCCTGAGAGTAGTATGTTAAAGTGTATTAGTTTCGCATGCGATATAGAGGGTGTGCGGGTTTGTTAAGCTGAAATAATGTGGTTCAGATTTTATTGTACATATTGttgacataacctcaaaatactTATTCAAAGTATGAATATAGTTCTCACTAAGGTCGGTTTGAAGCAACCAAATCATTACAGCTAGCATTGGTTGCTGGTATTCTCAAGTATGCTGAAAATTAGGTTACTACcagaatgaaattttattatagaaaCGATCTACCAGCCTACCAAAGAGCAATGTATTACAAAAGTTATCACCTATAGTCTTGATATTGACTAAATggatttaatattcaattactCATATTCAGTaagtataaccaattggcgccaaactgccagaaggagggatacgaggcgcgctgttttggactcggctgtaaccgcgtaagcggtgcctacgccagtcaagaagaaaaatAGATTCAGTAAGTAAAAGAATGCCTAAAAATTAAGGTATCCGAAataaataacctcaaaaatattcgaatttatttttttttagtttctttgaagaaattatatttttttcctataaAGACGATGTAAaagacttacatatatatttagtaaagtgagaacaaattttcgaatttagtactgaattgtttttcaaaattttaagttacTCAGTAATACAAATTGACTGACCCTGTATTACATATGATGATGCATTCAACGGTACAGTGTACCGGTTTGGAATGAGTAcgttcaaattttttcaaagatagaaataaagtaatttgattgaatttttaagACCACACGGAAAGAGAGGTGAACCTGTGCCGTATTAAGCCAAGGCGGGGTCTGTAGCAAAGTTAAGGGACACATCTACTGtgtaatttcaaacaaaaaatcgattttaatatattaaaatatcaaatcgatatctcaaatagtttttgagttatagcaatttaaagagtaGCCGCTCGGCAGCTAGACAGTCTCATTAGCTACGAGACGTACCTGAGGTATTGTTCAGAATCTACTGTACTGAGAAAAGCTTCTTCAGCTGAACAAGCCCCTTTTCGAAGAAGAGGAAGGTGAATTATATGGCTCTGGAATAGCAGATTAGCTGTAAGTATGATTTTAAACCACTtataacagtgaaaacgatcattttatctttaaacgcgttgtTCGAAACAGctttttccgaatttgctgcagtgattactcaaaaacaattgatccgatcactatcggattttttttacatgttcgatatatagttctctgtacaatgacctatctgataaaaaaatcgaattttggcaggccaaaaacgaccgaaattttgggtaaaattcgactatttttttaaaacgccgccatattgtcaatttttgattttttttatcgtaggtcattgtacagacaatattatctagtttaacgagagttttttttttatttcatccacggagaaggccggaatcactgcagctgTGAAGaacctttttttcgcgccgtcGATATCCAGACTAtaagtttaaaatattgaatttttttcttcaaaaatttcattgaaaattcttaaaacatatattcttaaacttttgaaatattttgtttaataaaaattcccaaaaatcaccttttttaggccattacactaggtgtgccccttaaggtaattgaataaaataaaaagaattatttaataaaagcttATAAAATTGCTGTTCCAGAGGCTCTTGTTTCTTGCCGTCAATAACAGTACCCATATCTGTTTTCAGCAGCTCAACGAACTGCACTAGTTCGTCACCCACGCTGTTCTGCAAATCATCGACGCAAGCACTGTTTTCCAAAATCTATTCTGTGTTAAGGAATTTTAGCTGTCGAAATACTCCAAAAACACCGCGAAACCGTAGCATTTGCTACTCTTGCTACGTGACTAATCCTGCACTGAGGTGAACTCATAGTCAATTTGAAACCACCGCTCAGTTACACTTTAAGTCCACTtcgcatttttgatttttgaaatcggAAGAATATACTACGTGAGGAAGTGTTTCGAGTGAATAAAGAAACACATCAAAATTCTGAGTAAGAATCTTTCATATAAATGTGACTTAGAACCAGTAGATACCACCCTTTACcgataatattcagaaatactTCACAATTAAGTGAAAATGTTAGGTAAAATAAGAGCGAACCTCTAAATAAATAAGGAAggaaaaggtaaataaatagGGAAACAACCAGTGTTTCGAAACGAACCCACTGTACGAAGTCATAAATACCGTACTTCAAATATATGCGAACGAGTGCGAGGAAAGGTGATACACAGACGACGGAAGGGAAATGTGTTGCGCTGTGTTTGCTTTGGATGAAACCGCAACTGGTGGCGGCGGCAGCGGCAACTGCTAGAGCTTGTGGTGGTCGCTGATTATGGCGAGGTGAGAATGTGACGAGAGATGTAGACAAAAAAAGCACACAAATAGAAGCGACGATACAAAGCAAGTGCTATGGGCGAGTTACTTGGCGCTCGCCACACTTGATATGAACGAATGTATGAATGTttttggatgtgtgtgtgtcagtgtGTGTGCGCGCTCCAAAGCTGCTACAAACAACTGAAATGTccgagtttttgttgttgaattttaTTGCCGTTGACTGGCATTGCTTGCTAATGCTGCTGTGTTTTCGAAAAATTGACTGCtacgtattttttttgttgttattgctgcaagTGATCGCGCTCGCGAGTaaacacacaacacacacacttgaGCAGCAATAAATACTCGCACGAAACATACtacatggacggacagacataaaGCTGCGGCGTGTAGTGAGCGCGCGGCAACAGAGTTGTGGTGGGGGCGGCGGACGGGGGCAGTGAAATACGAAAAAATGCGCAGCAACAAAAATCAACTCGCCAACGCCGCCACATGCCAgaaaatggaaatataaaaataagagaAACAAAGCGAACgcgcaacaaaaataaacaacaacaacatgtatgtgttagtgtgtgtgcgtgtgtacatgtaaatacatacatactcgtacatatatgtatgtataataaccACAAAagataacaacagcaataaaaagctGCGGCAAGCAAccttaacaaaaacaacaataaggcagcacaacaacaacagcaacaagtgcGCGCTGTACAAATGAGTAACGCAAACATTAACGAACGAACACAagcacgaaaaaaaaacaaaaacaactttggTATTTTGTCGTATATTTTCCGATTTTTAACGATTCAAGCAACCCGCaactgcaactacaacaacaacaacaaatattaatggCGTTGGAGACCCCGAAAAAGCTGACACAATCGcgcacacgaacacacacacacagccatgcATTATTGTACATTAAAATAcccgtacaacaacaacaatatgcatgCAAGGCAGGCTTGCATGTGGAGACACCGACGGCACACAAACGCACGCATTGCTCCATACAcagctgtacatatgtatttacatgcatAATTACGTGCTCATGCGAGGCAGCAGGCAGCAAGAGTGGTGCTGCTTGCTTGCTGCTGGTAACAGTTGCCACACCACAAAAGCACGACAACGACAAGGCGACACAGCGCGGCGCGGCGCAAAGTAAATGCGGAGAAGGCGGAAAGAGAAAAGCACAGCTGAGCGGCGGTTGTGGTTGCCTACATATATGTGTTGGCGTTGTTATTgtacttgtagttgttgttgttgttttcgtaagCGTTTTTGTTGGCGCTGCTGTGTTGTGATTGCCTTAATTGTTGTTTTACTGatttagttgttgtagttgctgttggccgacttatttaaatttcatagttgttgttgtggttgttgttgttgacgctgcaatgcaattgcttgtgtgACTGCTAGCCGCGAGCCGCGCGCTAACACACAAAATTCCAATTCCAATTCCAATtgtatgcagttgttgttgttgttgacttggCTGTTACTCAGCTTTGTGACTGTTGCTGCTTTGCGCATTTGTTAATGCCAGTGCCGTTGTTATACCAAAGCTTCAGCATAAAACGGAAAAACACAAaactgaaacacacacacatacgggCGCACATTAAGCAAAGCCTAGCGCGAGCAAAGGGCAAGAAGCGTGCGAGCGCAAAGCAAGCGAGCGCCAGAGAGCCAATTTGCAGCTTATGAGCAGTGCGCGGCGTGTGGGGTGGGGTGTTGAGGAGTCAGCGCGCATAGCCTAGCGGTGAGCGCTGCTGGTGAATGGAAAGTGGCGAACGGTGGGGAATAGTGTAAAGCAGCACCGACACCAAAAACAACTGCCTCTACAACAAAGTGATGTATGGGGTGCGCGGAGTGGAGCGGGGGTTGTGGGGAACACGCGCGCGTTAAGTTAAGGTAACAGTAGTAAGAGTTACTCAGCGCTCAGCTGGAAGAGAGAGTGTAAGGTGCGTTAGAGACGGCGGCTAGTACGAGTACGGTTATGGCAGTGGCAGTGGCGTTGACAATTCGATGTGACACAGTGAGGCAATTGAACGGTACGCGCGATATCAGTAGCCAAAAAACACAGAAACGCATAACAGTGACTACAGTgactaccaacaacaacaagtgtatttgcatattaattAGCGAAAATATTGTCAGTGAAGCACAAATAACTGGGCAAAAGTGTAAAGAATCCAGTCAACtaaagtgtgtgtatgtttctTGTAGAATCGTTGTAGTATCGCAAACGAAACGCGTAAATAACGTAAATAAGTTAGAATGTCAGTGAGACAGCTAGTAAGGCGGCAGTTAGTCAGTGGCAGTCTGAGCAAGTAATCAAGTGTCAGTGGTAGacgcggcagcaacaacaacaaaaagcagcaCTTGGTGCGCGCCTGCAAAGCTTTAACACATAGctgaaacagcaacaacaacaacaataataataataaacaacaacatcacaacagcagcagcagcggcagcggtgGCGATAGCGCGCAGACGGCAGCACCACGTCAAGCATACATACTACAAACCGAGTGGAGCAAGTACAACGAGCGGCGGCCAACAACGCGTTCGCAGCTGCGATGACAGCGACGGAGACGACGGAGCATGCCACACACAGtttaaatatgtgaaattaGTACAAATCGTGATTTCAACGGTGAACGACGAACGTACGGCGGGCtgcacacaacacaacacgttgTTGCGGAACGGACGCGCAGGCAACACACAACGGAgaataaaaacagcaacaacaacgacaacagtaacagcaacagcaacaataccaAAAGTAAGCgaacaagcaagcaagcaagctaTCAGGCGAGtaagcaaacaaacaagcacAAAAGCCAGGCAAGCCAAAGTAAGCAATCGAGCGAACAGCGAACGAGCCAGTAACCACAAGTGGTGGCGGAGCGAAGAGCAATAGCGAGCGAGtatatagcaacaaaaacataacaacaacaataacacaagtAGTGCTGCAGCCAACACGAAAGCAAAGTAGTAGCAAGAGGAgctaaaatagcaacaacaacaacagctagcaTTGCTCCACGCCACAGCGAGGggaaaaaagcaaaagaaaaaaaactgcaAACACCTCCAAAAGCACCAGTGCATGCATGCCAGGCAAGCAGATATTCGGACAATCAGCTCAGCCAGTTTGCCAGCTACAGCTaacacaataaaaacaagaGTGAAAATACAGCTGACGGCTGCACGACACGACATACGACGTACGAGCTAAACAtcgcgcgcgcacacacacacacgcacgtcGCACACACGAGCGTACAGGCTAATTCGAATCGAACGAGGCTAATGCGAGGCGAGTCGGATTGATAGGCGGCAAAGAGAAAAGAAACGGCAGTTGCAGCGCAAGGCGAAGGCAACAACTCCATGGTCACGAAGCTAATGCGACAGCAACACCACGACAACTAGAATCAAGTCaacgcaacagcaacagcaacacggCCGACACGCAGGACACTTGGCAAACTTCCCCCATTCCTAATCCCAACCCTGAACCACCGACGTCGCGTTACCCCTCCACATTCACAGcacctactactactactactggaCGAGCTTTGCGGCGACGTCTAAcgcgacagcagcagcagcaagtgtATGCGATACCCAAAAAATTGCAGGTATCAGCGAAAACAGATAAGCgaagcgacaacaacaagaactccaacaccaccaccaacaacaacgacgacaAAGTTAACGGTTGTACAAATAACAGTACAGCACGTGAAGGTGACAATAAGTGTCCCCTGGCGACTGGGACAGTCAGCACTGTCAGTACTATAGTAACAGCGCTGGCGAGAACGAAACGGCAACGCGGTAGAAGGCGGCACGTAGTCGGTACGCGTACTGTGATCGGTTATAATTTTGGCAAAAGAAAAACGGGCAGTGCTTTGGGAAAAACAACCACCTGTACAACTCAACCAAATAGTGCAATCGTTAGTAATCGCAATCGCGAagtgaaaaacaacaatacgGAAACGTCGAACAACAACTTGTCAAACGtttcaacaacaactataacggAGCTGACGGAAAAATCATTGAAGACGTCGCCCGCAACGGAGTCGCAGGTATTGGAGCAGAGGGCCAAAGAGTCAAAGGTTGATTCTGACGCTGAGGAAGCGCCGacagcgacgacgacgacgaccgATTCGGCTCTGTGCCCGCCCAATACCGAAAAAGCTAACAACATTCCCCCACCACAGTTACGACGTCGTCGCAAAGCGCGCCTTACGTACAAACGCGCGCCACCGACACCATCGCCGTCTTCCATGTCCCTGTCGGTGGCGCTGCCTGCACTGCACGCAGCTGCCTTAACGACAGGTGCGGGAGCGGCGACGACTAATGGCAACAGTAGCGGTGGCACCGCCGCACTTTCACCCACATTTGGCGTGGGCGGCGAATCGCTGCCCAGTCCAACGAGCGATCGCGTCGAATGGTCACGTTCCACCATACTGGATTTCATCGAGGATTATCGCATGCATCGTGTGCTGTGGGATCCCAACACCAAAGGTTATCACATCAAGCAAACCAAGTATGAGGCACTGAAATTGCTCGGCAACAAATATGGCACCGAGATACGCTCGATACGCAGTAAAATCAAGAGTTTACGCTCGTCATTTCATCGCGAACATGGCAAGGTGATGATCGGCAGGCAAAAAGGTGTCCACTACCAGCCCATGTGGTTTGCATACGACGCCATACGTTTCATACTCGACGGCGAGGGCGGCAATGGTGGTGGCGCAGCAGTGCGCGGCCAACACGCGCAAACTTCGGCGATCGGTGTGGAGGGCGAAGCTGACGAAGTGGAAGAGAAACTCGCATTGTTACGCGACGATAGCGTAGACgatggcggcggcggtggcggtgaTGACGGTGCGGACGGCGCTCGCACGGAGAGTGGCGAAATGGATGATAAATACGCGACAACGATGGAGGCAGCAGTGCGCGCCATACAAGCAGCAGCGCTAGCTGGTGCGCGTGAGAGCGGTGGCGGCGGCGCCGTAACGTCCGGCGCAAATGCAGCGGCAGTGGCGGGCACCACTGTCGATGAGTTGAAAGTCGAACCGCAAGCCACAAATGTAACAGCGGCGGCGTCAGCAGTGaatgctacaaaaacaacagcaacaactgtgGTGTATGGCATGAAGACAGCTGTCAATAGCCAGCTATTTAATGCATCATGCGTAGCacaagcaacaccaacaacaacaacaacaaatgtaactACAGTAGCGGGTGAAACGCTCGCCGCCACGGCAGCCAACGCGACCTCTGCGAATAGCGCGGTATCAACGGCCGCgtccacagcaacaacaacgacagcaacaGCGTTATTGCCACACAGCAAACTGCTTGccaacaatggcaacaataacaacaacaacaacaataagaataacaataatataaatgttaGCAACGCAATGGCCATGATGACAATGACAACGCCAGCGTTGACAATTATCGGCAGCGCTGGACTGGCAATGGGCCTTGGCGGCCTGGCGACAATGACAACAGCAGGCGGCGCAGGTAGTCTCAACGGTGTgctcggtggtggtggtggtgcaaCAGTTGGTGGCACAACAATGTCGCACGCGTTCGGCGCTACAACACCACTACAtcatgccgccgccgccgccaacgCGGATGGCGACGAATCGTCAGTCGCGAGCAATAGTTTAGTGGCGCGCGTAGCAGCAGCtgtggcggcagcagcagccgctAATGCTGCCGCGGCGGCCAATGCAAATCGGAATGTCGCTATCGCTATggacgaacaacaacaactggctgTGGTAAGTAGACGCAtaactgcatatacatatatatgtaaatgtatttacAAGCTCCTACAtactgaaatatataatatatttgtatataaaagtatgtatgtaagcgctGATAAAGCACGCGGGTGTCAGCGCGGCGCGGTGGTAGTAAATTTTTACTACTGCTGCTGCCATTAGCTGGTGTCGCGCTGCTGCCGAAAGTCTTACTGTTATTTTTGTGGGGTTTTTATATTCGGTGTCTATCGATATTCCATtctgtttgtttatttcattttcattttctttttcgcttttatttgtcttcgtttttattatttcattatttttgcgtTTTGTGTTCTCTGAGACTCTCGACTTTCGTCAGCATGTCTAACTGTGTACACATTGCTGTGCATACTCGCACATACAAcaatacagacagacatacatactcgCACATAAGTAGTGTCAtatatgcttttgttgttgttgtgacttttTTTTTCATCAGTGGTTTGACTTGTTCGTATTATGCTGATGAGTTGTGCGCCGAAGGTGTGAGACGTCAGTTAACCTACACCGCGCGTGTAGATATTTGAgtatttctacatatgtatgtctgtatgcatatatttaggcgATAAGGTGTGTGTATTTCGTGCTTTGCGCTTCGTTGCCGTCATGCGTTGAGTACGCCAGGCAGCGAGTATGGCGGCTTACCTTATTGCGCTGCAATGTTGGGGCATTTGGCGCTTTGTCACCACAGCTCCTGCTTTTCAGTGCCATATGATTCGTTATTCATTTaacagtttttgttgtagtgttAACTGTCGTCGTAGAATGCACGAATGGGCAGCAACGCGTGATTTAACGACACGTTATAAGCAACCCTGTGAGAAATTGATTGCCTTATTTGTCATGCTGAGCAAATGAAGAACACTCTACCTACCAATATTTTGCTtggctaaattaatttttaatgcataattatttaaaaaaaaaaagttgaaatgcatggttttctttatttagcgttttgtttttatatttccaaCTCTTAACCCACAAATCGAAcctttttgcaatatattttcgaataaatatGTTTGATCGAATCTCGAATATTAGCTGCTTTATCAATATTATTTGTCGATTGAAGTAGTCCTTTCGTTAAATTT containing:
- the LOC105219760 gene encoding AF4/FMR2 family member lilli isoform X2 yields the protein MSLSVALPALHAAALTTGAGAATTNGNSSGGTAALSPTFGVGGESLPSPTSDRVEWSRSTILDFIEDYRMHRVLWDPNTKGYHIKQTKYEALKLLGNKYGTEIRSIRSKIKSLRSSFHREHGKVMIGRQKGVHYQPMWFAYDAIRFILDGEGGNGGGAAVRGQHAQTSAIGVEGEADEVEEKLALLRDDSVDDGGGGGGDDGADGARTESGEMDDKYATTMEAAVRAIQAAALAGARESGGGGAVTSGANAAAVAGTTVDELKVEPQATNVTAAASAVNATKTTATTVVYGMKTAVNSQLFNASCVAQATPTTTTTNVTTVAGETLAATAANATSANSAVSTAASTATTTTATALLPHSKLLANNGNNNNNNNNKNNNNINVSNAMAMMTMTTPALTIIGSAGLAMGLGGLATMTTAGGAGSLNGVLGGGGGATVGGTTMSHAFGATTPLHHAAAAANADGDESSVASNSLVARVAAAVAAAAAANAAAAANANRNVAIAMDEQQQLAVRVKSLLLTCSTGFHLQARSTVAAGAAGATGLIGAGAGAGTANTTATTATDYEADIQSFCCNISADDVKTEIIEGDTNELVMLEQQQQQQQQQHQQQQQQQHPRSCSVTPLTAAAVNYYNLPPMAELPMSSSVGGRKRKLLSLHADTASPSKKSALALQQHLQQQLQLQHQHQQQQQQQQQQTQTQHSNAQASSKQRGERELLAAGAAGALTFAAVGNSHSQSQNSNNNNNSGGGNNPNSNGSGGNSLHNLSANQNPKANTNNNNAASSSSNNNNNSTQSLNDEYGVFGEYVAITIRKLKTPKSKIVIKHLINNLLYEAEMGKYDHGMPSSKEPPQLYKM
- the LOC105219760 gene encoding putative uncharacterized protein DDB_G0277255 isoform X1; protein product: MSLSVALPALHAAALTTGAGAATTNGNSSGGTAALSPTFGVGGESLPSPTSDRVEWSRSTILDFIEDYRMHRVLWDPNTKGYHIKQTKYEALKLLGNKYGTEIRSIRSKIKSLRSSFHREHGKVMIGRQKGVHYQPMWFAYDAIRFILDGEGGNGGGAAVRGQHAQTSAIGVEGEADEVEEKLALLRDDSVDDGGGGGGDDGADGARTESGEMDDKYATTMEAAVRAIQAAALAGARESGGGGAVTSGANAAAVAGTTVDELKVEPQATNVTAAASAVNATKTTATTVVYGMKTAVNSQLFNASCVAQATPTTTTTNVTTVAGETLAATAANATSANSAVSTAASTATTTTATALLPHSKLLANNGNNNNNNNNKNNNNINVSNAMAMMTMTTPALTIIGSAGLAMGLGGLATMTTAGGAGSLNGVLGGGGGATVGGTTMSHAFGATTPLHHAAAAANADGDESSVASNSLVARVAAAVAAAAAANAAAAANANRNVAIAMDEQQQLAVARSTVAAGAAGATGLIGAGAGAGTANTTATTATDYEADIQSFCCNISADDVKTEIIEGDTNELVMLEQQQQQQQQQHQQQQQQQHPRSCSVTPLTAAAVNYYNLPPMAELPMSSSVGGRKRKLLSLHADTASPSKKSALALQQHLQQQLQLQHQHQQQQQQQQQQTQTQHSNAQASSKQRGERELLAAGAAGALTFAAVGNSHSQSQNSNNNNNSGGGNNPNSNGSGGNSLHNLSANQNPKANTNNNNAASSSSNNNNNSTQSLNDEYGVFGEYVAITIRKLKTPKSKIVIKHLINNLLYEAEMGKYDHGMPSSKEPPQLYKM